One window of Enterobacter sp. RHBSTW-00175 genomic DNA carries:
- the yqjA gene encoding DedA family general envelope maintenance protein YqjA gives MELLTQLLHALWAQDFETLANPSMIGMLYFVLFMILFLENGLLPAAFLPGDSLLVLVGVLCAKGAMAFPQTILLLTIAASLGCWVSYIQGRWLGNTRIVQNWLSHLPAHYHQRAHHLFHKHGLSALLIGRFIAFVRTLLPTIAGLSGLSSTRFQFFNWMSGLLWVLILTTLGYALGKTPVFMKYEDQLMSCLMLLPVVLLVFGLVGSLVVLWKKKYGAKG, from the coding sequence ATGGAACTTTTGACCCAACTACTACATGCCTTATGGGCTCAGGACTTCGAAACGCTGGCCAATCCGTCTATGATTGGGATGCTCTATTTCGTTTTGTTTATGATCCTGTTTCTTGAGAATGGATTGCTTCCTGCCGCCTTCCTGCCTGGCGACAGTTTGTTAGTGCTGGTCGGCGTGCTTTGTGCCAAAGGTGCAATGGCATTCCCCCAGACCATCCTGCTATTAACTATTGCTGCAAGCCTCGGCTGCTGGGTGAGCTATATCCAGGGACGATGGCTGGGTAATACGCGCATCGTGCAAAACTGGCTTTCGCATCTCCCGGCGCACTACCACCAGCGGGCGCACCACCTGTTCCACAAACATGGGCTTTCAGCGCTGCTGATTGGCCGTTTCATCGCGTTTGTACGCACCTTATTGCCCACCATTGCAGGGCTTTCTGGCCTGAGCAGCACACGCTTCCAGTTCTTTAACTGGATGAGTGGCCTGCTGTGGGTGCTGATCCTGACGACGTTAGGCTACGCACTTGGCAAAACGCCTGTGTTTATGAAATATGAAGACCAGTTAATGTCATGCCTGATGCTGCTGCCAGTTGTGCTTCTGGTCTTTGGTCTGGTCGGTTCGCTGGTTGTCCTGTGGAAGAAAAAATACGGAGCCAAGGGATAA